From the Planctomycetota bacterium genome, the window GAATCAGCCATGATTTTACCATGATAGGCGTTTACCGCGGATACGAAGGATTAATCAACGGAGAAATCGCCTCTCTTGACAGGCGTTCGGTCAGCGGTATTATTCACCACGGCGGAACAATCCTTAAAAGCACCCGGTGCAGTGAAATCCAAACACCGATGGGGCTGCGAAAAGCGATTGCTTCCATAAGAAGACATCGCTTGGATTATCTTATTGTCATCGGCGGCGACGGCTCTTTTACCGCCGGCCTTAAGATTGCCAAAAGTGGGATACCGGTCATCGGCATACCGGCCAGCATAGATAACGATATCTACGGCACGGATGAAACCATCGGCTTTGATACCGCCGTCAATACCGCCGTCGAAGCGATTGATAAAATAAGGGATACCGCGACAAGCTTCGACCGCATTTTCCTCGTGGAGGTGATGGGCAGGGAACACGGCTTTCTGGCATTATCCGTAGGCGTGGCAAGCGGAGCCGATTTTATCATTATCCCGGAAGTAAAATACGATATCAACCGGATATGCACCGAACTCGTAAAAGACAAAGCCGGCAAGAAGACATCGGAAATAATAATCTTTGCCGAAGGCGCCGGCAGGATAATGGATGTAGCTAAAAAGATTGAAACTAAAACGAAAGTTCCGGTGCGCGTTTCTGTCCTAGGATATATCCAACGGGGCGGCGCACCTTCTGCGCGCTCACGTATTTTAGGCAGTATGTTCGGCGCTTATGCCATCGGATTAATAAAACAGGGACTCAAAAACAGGGCGGTGGTCATGCAAAACAATTGCATTACACACATACCTCTTGAAAAGGCAGTCCGCGGTCGAAAACGCATAAATCGGAAATTTCACACCCTCGCAAAAAATTTATCCACATAAAAACTGCTTATTTCATTCAGCCATTCATGCGCTAAATATCCGGAACGACCTCTTTTATTTTATTTGACCTTGGCGGAATATTTGCTATAGTTAATAGAAAATATTATTATGAGCAACCATAAATTGGGAATCTTAGTCGGCGGGGGCCCGGCGCCCGGCATAAACGGCGTCATCAGCGCGGCAACCATCGAAGCCATTAATCTCGGCTGGGAAGTAATCGGAATCATGGACGGATTCAAGCACCTTGCCAGGGGAACCGATATCCAGACCATGCCGCTGACCATAGACGAAGTCTCCCGCATCCATTTCCGGGGCGGCTCAATATTGCGCACCTCCCGGGAAAACCCGACCAAAGACCCAGGGAAGATGCAGAATGTAATAAACAGCCTTTCGATATTGGGAATAAACCGCTTAATAACCATCGGCGGCGAGGATACGATT encodes:
- a CDS encoding 6-phosphofructokinase, whose amino-acid sequence is MTKRIAIITPGGDAPGVNACIRALVRQGISHDFTMIGVYRGYEGLINGEIASLDRRSVSGIIHHGGTILKSTRCSEIQTPMGLRKAIASIRRHRLDYLIVIGGDGSFTAGLKIAKSGIPVIGIPASIDNDIYGTDETIGFDTAVNTAVEAIDKIRDTATSFDRIFLVEVMGREHGFLALSVGVASGADFIIIPEVKYDINRICTELVKDKAGKKTSEIIIFAEGAGRIMDVAKKIETKTKVPVRVSVLGYIQRGGAPSARSRILGSMFGAYAIGLIKQGLKNRAVVMQNNCITHIPLEKAVRGRKRINRKFHTLAKNLST